The Novipirellula aureliae genomic interval CATGCACGACTCCCATGCACGATCCGTCTGGAACTTGCCGACCTTTTGTTCCGGCGTATCATAATCACCCGATACCATTTCTTTGAGCTCAAGATCATCGGGCTCATACTTCTCCCCCCTTTGCCTTTTAATAAACTTAGCACCCCGATCGTTGACCAATAGATCGGGGCCTTGCAGGGAGTACATCATGCTAAACATCTCGGGGATCGTATAATCACCCCAGTTACCGGCTACATGATCGAACCACATGATGTCGACTTTCCCGTAGTCGGTCAGCAACTCGCGGACCTGACCTTCATAGAAGGCGTTATACTTTTTGTTGTCTCCCACCAAATAATCAGGGTGCGACCAATCTCTTGTCGAGTAATACCAACCAAGTCGTATACCGTATTTATGTGCAGCCTCGGATAGCTCTTTGCAGATGTCGCGTTGAAAGGACGTATTGGCAATGTTGTAGTCCCGAAGTTTCGTATGCCAATTGGAAAATCCATCATGATGTTTGGCGGTAAAGACCACATATTTAAATCCGGCTTGCTTTGCTAGTTTCATCCACTGATCCGCATCAAACTTAACGGGATTAAACTTTGTATGGAGATTGTCATACTCCTCGGTAGGCATGTTTTGATGCCCGGGGTGATCGAAGGGATGATCCATTCTGGCCCAGCTAATTTCTACACCCGCGACGCTCGCTGGTCCCCAGTGGATAAACAATCCCAGCTTGGCATCACGCCACCACTGTAGCCGTTCTTCTCTTGACGCATTCAGCTGCGCGGGGGAAATCTCAGGAGGGCTGGCGATACCGCTTTCCGACGGCTCCGATTGCGTCACTGAAAGGGCGGACGGCTTATTCGCATCTTCTTGTGCATTCGCTTGTGGAAAACTCATCAGAGTTAGCCCAAGCAGGACGGCGCAGGTCCAAATGTTCGTCAAACAATTATTCATTTTCGGTTCTCTTTATCGGGTCACTGTTGTTATTTCCAGGTGATCTTAGCTTGTCCACTTTCAGTATTCACCCATACGCTTGCGTGCTCAAACTCACGAGTGAACTCCCAACCATCGGGCGTTGTTCGCTGATAGGCACCCTGAGGTGAGCCGAGCGGTTTATGTAGTTCAGGGAAGTCATGTAAAGATCCCGATGACAAGGTCCATCCCCAGCCATATTGGAAGTAGGAATAGGGCTGAGCACCAATCAAGAAACAGGCGAGATAGTATTCTGCTCGTTCTTTGGCCAGTTCGGAATAATCGCGTCGTGATCCTTGAGGACCTTGGTTTTGGTTCCGACTGCGGTCGGATTCGACACCGATCCGAAAAATCGACATCTTCCCAGCCTGGGCGATACGCAACATATCGTCCCAATCTTGAAGCAGCGCCTCTTTGCTCAGGAGTTTTTCACTATAGTGCTCAAACATACTGGCATCGATCACCGGAAAAACATGCTTGGCAATCTCCTGGTTAGCGTTGTTGCCGAGTAGGATTTTGCCTGGTCCCATTTTCTGTTTCAGCAAGGCCATCATCTCACCCATCGCTTTCTGTACGTCATCCTTCTGGTCTTCTCGAAGCCAGGCAAAACCGTGCATTTGATCAATGAAAGCCCCGTCGCAGCCAGATTCGGCAACACCCTTTGCAACGGTGTTGGCCCACCACTGACGCAGTTCAGGGTTGAGCACATCAAAAAAGAAGACATTGTTTCGATGTGCCAGCTCGCCTGTTTTGGGATCGACGATCAGAAACCTCTTGAGCTCAGGATGCTTGTCGATCTCTCTCCGGGTAAAGGCTTGATTGTAAGAAGTGAAGGGCCAGGCATAGGCAGAGTTAAAGTAGAACAACACCTTCATCTCGGGCTTGACCTTCTTAAAGGCCGCGGCCTCATGCTTGGCCCCTAGTTCGGCGGCGCCGAGTTCTTGGCGCCCGTGCGATTTTTCGATGCAGATAAAATCCGTTCTCGCAGCGATGAACTCAACTTCGTTAGCACGAAGGACGCGCTGCCCATCCCCAAACATGTAATACATTGGCGCGGTGTCCCAACTGAACTTTGGATAAAAGTCCTTGGCCGCGAATTGACTGCCATCACTATTACGGTAGATGTCCGCAGCAAGACCTACGTCTCGTTGGGAAACGGCAACGCAAATCAGCAGCAAACAGAATTTAGCCCATCCTGATCGCGTGGTCCTCTGTTGAGTATTCATTGTCCTATGATTCCTGTACTAAAACCCATTGTGACTCTTCCAATTCATCCAACGGCAAATTGAAAGTTACTTTGTAGCTATCTGTGGCAGCATTGTAGTCCGTCTGCCAAAAGTCATGGCCATGAATCGATTGATCGAATCTGATTCGTTTGCCATCGACCACTTGATACAATTGGTTTCCCAACTGGGACTTCAAGCCTTCAAATCGAACCGGAACGGCACCGACGCCTCCTTCGATACCTACCGTAACCTCCGGTTGTTGGGCCTGAATAACCACCGGATAGTTGCCCAGCAATGTCCCGCCGGAAACCGTCACGGTCAGTTCGTTACTTTTGGCCTCTCGGTAAGTGGTTTTCCAGGAATTTTGGTTGTCGGTAAGGTGTTTGCGGAATGATTCATTGGGACCGTAATAGTCATCGGCCACGCGTGGCAGGGTGATCAGCTCCAAGTCTAATTCAATACGATCCCCTTTGCTGAATTTGCGAATGCCGTCGGGCGGCAGCAACTCAATATCCAAATTGGCTGGATTAACAGACTGGACCGGGGCGCGAAGAGACGGCTGAGTATAGGTCTTTCCACCAATCACAGCCTGGTATTGACGAATAATCAAAGCGCGATAACCGTTGGGTTTGCTCTGACCGCTGGCCGCCTCTGAGGCCCCAACGAAGGCAACCCAATGAGGTGCTGGGCCTGACAACTCGATCGGCTCCAAGAATAGCTCGCCCCGCCTAACGGGGTCGGGCACATCGAGTTCGGTGAGCAGCCCGTCACCGTTGCCGTAGGCAAGACGCGGTGTTTGATACGCTCGCGTGCGTCCCAACTTATAGAGCGACACATCTTTGGCTGCGACATCGCGAGTAAAGGTGTAACTCAGTTTTTGGAATGTTCGGGCATAGTCATCGGTACGAAGGGTTTGAACCTGAGCCGAAAAATCTATCTCTCGGTTCGCGCCGTAGTAGCCATCATATTTGACATCCGTTAGACAGGGACCGTGCGCCAGGTAAGCGGTCTTGAGGTCCGTCCAAAGATATTTCTTCTGATGGGCGTCTTCGATGTTGAGCCAATCTCCACCCCAACCGGCATTGGTCCAACCCCATTTCCTCCCCCTCAGTCCGCTGCGGGTCATCAACATGCGAATATCGGTAATCGCTACATCGACCAGACTCATGTCCATGTCGAAACAGATGGTCTCGCCCCAGCAACCAATGGCCAATTGATCCCAGCGACCATTGCCAGTCTTTCGATTCGCATAGCCCAGCAGGCTTAGCTGGGCGTGGCTTGCGGATGGCAGCGTTCCATAAAATCCATAGGCGATACGTAGTCGATAGGTGCGAGACTCGTCCGTCGGCAACAAAGTATAAGGCATGAAGTAAGCCCCCATCGCCGCGTTGTGCCAGTTCTTACTCAACTGCACGGGAATCCCCGTTGGCCGGCCCTGTTCGTCGCAGAGCATCGGACAGAGTCCGGTCACGTTCGCAGGCGGGCGCATATCCAGCAAAAATGGCAACTTGGAGTCAGGGCTAGATCCGTTGACGGTGATCTTAAACTCATCGTAGTCTCGGATATCGGTATAACCGTTTTGCCAACTGCGTCTCAAATTCTTTACCGACGCGACATAGCAGTTTTTCTTGGGATCAAACGCGACTGGAAATTTTTTGCCATCGGGCGTCTCTACGGTAACTTCTTGGGCCGGGTCAACCCTGCCGTTGGGAGCAAGCGGGCAG includes:
- a CDS encoding alpha-L-fucosidase, whose amino-acid sequence is MNNCLTNIWTCAVLLGLTLMSFPQANAQEDANKPSALSVTQSEPSESGIASPPEISPAQLNASREERLQWWRDAKLGLFIHWGPASVAGVEISWARMDHPFDHPGHQNMPTEEYDNLHTKFNPVKFDADQWMKLAKQAGFKYVVFTAKHHDGFSNWHTKLRDYNIANTSFQRDICKELSEAAHKYGIRLGWYYSTRDWSHPDYLVGDNKKYNAFYEGQVRELLTDYGKVDIMWFDHVAGNWGDYTIPEMFSMMYSLQGPDLLVNDRGAKFIKRQRGEKYEPDDLELKEMVSGDYDTPEQKVGKFQTDRAWESCMTMTKCRDGGGWSYRPSGRTISFEEVIHTLVQSVTGDGNLLLNVGPLPSGEFPADQVAILESMGQWLHQNGESLYGTRGGPVPNGKWGGTTQLDNKIYVHILNWPADGSPLVLSAPDLRIANSKGLNVDQVTVKKTNAGIEIDVPVEQRDEIDSIVVLETE
- a CDS encoding putative glycoside hydrolase, with protein sequence MNTQQRTTRSGWAKFCLLLICVAVSQRDVGLAADIYRNSDGSQFAAKDFYPKFSWDTAPMYYMFGDGQRVLRANEVEFIAARTDFICIEKSHGRQELGAAELGAKHEAAAFKKVKPEMKVLFYFNSAYAWPFTSYNQAFTRREIDKHPELKRFLIVDPKTGELAHRNNVFFFDVLNPELRQWWANTVAKGVAESGCDGAFIDQMHGFAWLREDQKDDVQKAMGEMMALLKQKMGPGKILLGNNANQEIAKHVFPVIDASMFEHYSEKLLSKEALLQDWDDMLRIAQAGKMSIFRIGVESDRSRNQNQGPQGSRRDYSELAKERAEYYLACFLIGAQPYSYFQYGWGWTLSSGSLHDFPELHKPLGSPQGAYQRTTPDGWEFTREFEHASVWVNTESGQAKITWK